A genomic stretch from Arachis stenosperma cultivar V10309 chromosome 3, arast.V10309.gnm1.PFL2, whole genome shotgun sequence includes:
- the LOC130965424 gene encoding uncharacterized protein LOC130965424 — translation MGPGHAFLFFFLLTCKLQERHCSAILSLFPQLQAPISSSNFVAHCVLSRPSFLPLSVLVSLTVSGVVLKLIVALLVPVSFTVFGLALSRNRAPFLPSSSLAADAASPGICLRHSLSHHRLAVNPTPSFRSQSSRPLFATIPLDVPNSKQVVEVYPEQRKNQQVLVENSPTPTPPLLPPPETDHLCGFEGDGAGLPSCVQGHALDSNGLISHSMGHMDLCSFLQGLFQQGIMGVKLFVEKMEVIRKQVSELESELNEERSARKKAEGKVAEMEKELASARRDCDKMDSYYHHESKRLLEA, via the exons ATGGGACCGGGtcatgcttttctttttttctttcttttaactTGCAAGTTGCAAGAACGACATTGTTCAGCAATCCTAAGTCTCTTCCCTCAACTTCAAGCTCCAATTTCAAGTTCGAACTTTGTGGCTCACTGCGTGCTCTCCCGCCCAAGCTTTCTCCCTCTCTCAGTTCTGGTCTCTCTCACTGTCTCTGGTGTCGTACTCAAGCTCATCGTCGCTCTCTTGGTTCCGGTATCTTTCACTGTCTTCGGTCTAGCACTCAGTCGCAATCGTGCGCCATTCTTGCCCTCGTCGTCGCTGGCGGCAGACGCCGCAAGTCCCGGGATTTGTCTTCGTCACTCCCTGTCTCATCACCGTCTCGCAGTCAATCCCACTCCTTCGTTCCGCTCGCAGTCGTCTCGGCCCCTTTTCGCCACAATTCCTCTTG ATGTCCCTAACTCAAAACAGGTAGTTGAAGTCTACCCTGAGCAGAGGAAAAATCAACAGGTGTTGGTGGAGAATAGTCCTACTCCTACTCCTCCCCTTCTGCCTCCGCCGGAGACGGATCATTTGTGTGGTTTTGAAGGGGACGGAGCAGGGCTTCCCTCCTGCGTCCAGGGTCATGCATTGGATTCCAATGGTCTCATCAGCCACAGCATGGGACACATGGATCTCTGTAGCTTTCTGCAGGGACTATTTCAGCAAGGCATCATGGGTGTTAAGTTATTCGTTGAGAAAATGGAAGTGATTCGGAAACAGGTGTCCGAACTTGAATCTGAGCTGAATGAGGAGAGAAGCGCCAGAAAGAAAGCTGAGGGGAAGGTAGCAGAAATGGAAAAGGAGCTTGCCTCCGCAAGAAGAGATTGTGACAAGATGGACTCCTACTACCACCACGAGTCAAAGAGATTATTAGAGGCCTAA